AAAATTGCGATTGTGATTTGTGACTTTGAGACCATAAGAATTTAATCATGGAATTTCTTTAGAATCAGACGTTGATTTTCACAAACGACACCACTATTCTGATTTGGTACCAAAATAGGTGGATACTGAATGGAATATAGTTTTGATGTGGTGGAGTGAGCTTCTAGTATGATGGAGCAAGGATGGACCTTTTAGAACGGCCATGAGTGAGATATTagtataattgggtgaatgagAGAATACCTAAAATGGTGAATGTTTGACTTTATATAATGTGGGCAATTAAAACTATCCACGTGTGATTTGATGTCTTACACGAGAGACCATTCAATTGTATCGGTGGGCGATCATTCAAGGTGAAGATCAAGTACTAGTCCCCTAGTTGCGAGTACCCCGAGTCCTCAACTACTTGGTAAACATGTTCTTGTAATGAACTTCATCATGATTGGCAACTTAAAAGCATGATGACATGTTTGAGATTGTGAAAGAACAATTGCACAATCTTACAGTTTTGTCATTTACCGTTGAAGGTTCTACAACCTCCTAGTCAGAAAACATTACATTGAAGAGTATTATTTGgaatgaaaaatggtatttgagAAGATCTTTAGCGAACTCTTCCATCTTTACGAATTAATTTCAGAATTATATCTTCTATTTATATCTATAACAGATTAAAAGTTTGTTTTGATCTTGAGATTGGTGGTGAATTTTCCATTTTTCTTAATGAAACCAAAATTGTTAATGATAAATCGAGTTAGCTTGATATTTATTATGGAAATAAATAACCAGTTGATTTTTAATAACCATGTCTCATTCTGGATGGTCTCCTCTCCGATGGGGttgtttgattatttgtgtttttagttttttttttttttataagcaaagggATATATTAACAAGCATTAGGGGTGATTAACCCAACCAAAAGTACAaaagaaaggaagaaaaaaagAATGGTAGGATCCCCCGTCGGATGCAACCGGACCAAGGACAACCAAAATTACCTATCTAAAAAATGGTCTCGGATCGATACACCAATTCGACTAAAGAAAAGTGTCATTCACCTTAAAAAAGACATGAATCATTCCCTAGCAATGAATTTGATAAACCCCGTCCATCAAAACTAGATACAATTGTCCTTTTGTTGGGCAATGTTATGAAATTTCTTGTACTTTGTAAATATTTCTATTACTTTGAAAttatctattttttaaatattttatttatcattaaaatatttaataataataataataataataataataataataataataataataataataataataataataataataataataataataataataatgtatatatattataaagtcaACCTTGTTTATTTGAAATAACAACACAAGTTACACACCATTTGCGACTTTGAATTGACATAGGCGTGACATAGCAAATTCAtattacaattaaaaaaattaaagataacCATATCCATGCAAATATATTATTCCGTTACAATCATAATAAAAAAGACAaacaaacatatatttaatgGCATTGTCAATGTCAATTAGAGATTAAACCCTAGGAGGTTTAGGCTCATGATCTCTATTTGCTCCTGTCCCATCATAGTCTTGGGTTTCCAAATCCATCCTCCTTTCTAGTATTCCTTCCTCCACATCAACTAGCATCACTTCCTCTCCATAATTCTCAATCACCTACAAATTAATTCAACATATTATAAACAGGACTACAATCAAAATAAGAAAAAAGCATATATAAAACATAATGGTTTGCGATTTCATTCGGTACAGATGTTGTAATATTGATTGCGGTCATTGTGAAAAAGAGATAAAGAATAGCACTGACCTTAGCTAAAGTAGGTAGAACTGGTGTATCTTTTTCACCaggtgaagaagaggaagagagaacATATGATGAGAAACTCAAAATGATGAGAAGCACAAGCAGGGTTAAGAAATTTTTCTGCATCTTGAATTTCTAATTGGATATGAGACAAAGGGAACAAGAGTACTTTAGTGTTTAAATAATAATATGTGGTGTACAATAAAGAGACATATGAATGTACCGCACCAACCAACCAAAGTCAACTTgttcatttatttttctcttattaTGTGTCTACTGACCTAACTTAATTGATGCATTCACGGTTCATAATCCACAAAAGTACTTTTCTTGGGGAAAATCACAGAAATTACTGTTGGATCATATATAAAGGTGTGACCTGTATTTCTTTATTTATAACTAATTAATATATAAGCTGTTTTTAGTAATATTGTAACTACTCCGATTATTTGCTAGACAAGTCTGTTAAGAAGTGTgattaggcctaactcaaccctacaaaaccgacttatagggtgaggattgcccccacttataaagatatattcaggccatatattgtccgatgtgggactcttaacacaccccctcacgcccaggactagacaactggagcgtggaaataaatggcgggtggcccgatagcggaaaccatagaaggtggcccaccggatcttaaacgagactcttgataccatgttaagaagtgtggttgggcctaactcaaccctacaaaaccggcttgtagggtgaggattgcccccacttataaggacatgttcgggaggccatatattgtccgatgtgggactcttaacatgttaagagtcccacatcggacaatatatggcctgaacatatCTTTataaagtgggggcaatcctcaccctacaagccggttttgtaggaatgagttaggcccaaccacatttcttaacatggtattagagactcgtttaagatccggtgggccaccttctatgatttccgctatcgggccacccaccatttatttccacgctccagttgtctagtcctgggcgtgagggggtgtgttaagagtcccacatcggacaatatatggcctgaacatatCTTTataaagtgggggcaatcctcaccctaaaagccggttttgtagggatgagttaggcccaaccacacttcttaacatggtatcagagcctcgtttaagatccggtgggccaccttctatggggccacccaccatttatttccacgctccagttgtctagtcctgggcgtgagggggtgtgttaagagtctcacatcggacaatatatggcctgaacatatCTTTataaagtgggggcaatcctcaccctaaaagccggttttgtagggatgagttaggcccaaccacacttcttaacatggtatcatagcctcgtttaagattcggtgggccaccttctatggtttccgctatcgggccacccgccGTTTATTTCCaagctccagttgtctagtcctgggcgtgagggggtgtgttaagagtcccacatcggataatatatggcccgaacatgtccttataagtgggggcaatcctcaccctacaagccggttttgtagggttgagttaggcctaaccacacttcttaacatggtatcaagagtctcgtttaagatccggtgggccaccttctatggtttccgctatcgggccacccgccatttatttccacgctccagttgtctagtcttgggcgtgagggggtgtgttaagagtcccacatcggacaatatatagcCTGAACATATCTTTataaagtgggggcaatcctcaccctacaagccgattttgtaggaatgagttaggcccaaccacatttcttaacatgttaagagtcccacatcggataatatatggcccgaacatgtccttataagtgggggcaatcctcaccctacaagccggttttgtatggttgagttaggcctaaccacacttcttaataTGGTAttcagagcctcgtttaagattcagtgggccaccttctatggtttccgctatcgggccacccaccatttagttccacgctccagttgtctagtcctgggcgtgagggggtgtgttaagagtcccacatcggataatatatggcctaaacatgtccttataagtggggcaatcctcaccctacaaaaccggttggtaaggtgaggagtgtccctctatatatattctttcaatgctctatctccaaccaatgtgggactttaggatcttcctaataaagTCAGATACCCCTAAGACTAGGATTTGCCCTTAAGATGTTTTGGTTTGGTCTCCCtctgtgtcttttataatctttctcttttcttttaatataattttggtttgttaaaaaaaaaaagtaatattgtAACGGCATGGGTTTGTAATGAAAGAATCTAACTGTAATTTTGATTTCTTTTGGTATATTTATTGATGTAGGTTAtgattcaaaatttaaaataatcacTTGATATATTAGTGgattaattaaaaattgattgaTATCTCAATTCTTAACAATCCATAATGCATGAGACGAGATACTTTGGATATGATTAAAACTCTATGAAAACCATAATGGGTTGCACGTTTGTTCGGACTTGAAATCAATAAACCTATAATCTCTACTACCACTAACACAGCGAGAGCAGGACCAAAAATGGTAAGTGTTACGTATAGAAATCAATGTTGTTGGGTGAACGGTGGTAGTGTTTTGCTACGGGAATTTGACTTTTCGATCCAATAAAGATAGCGTTAACCCACGAGATTAACATTTTAACACTCAAACCAGCGAGTAAATGAAAAATAATGTTAGAATGAGAATAGATTTGAATACATGATAATGACGTATTTTTTCTCTTATACATTAGAAATTGTTTAAACTAAAAACATGGAATGCGGCATGGATTGCAGTTAGTCGTCTGATTGATGTGGATGGTTGGTAGTGGCTTGAAGGCAGAATTGTTTGCTCtagggtgttcgcggtgcggtttgagcgattttgacgaaaaaaatcatccaaactgcaagagaaaaaatcgtgaggtttggtttggttcggttgacttttaagaaaaatccaaaccaaaccaaactaatgcggtttggttcggtttggttggtttggttttttacaaatattttattgagccatacatacgcatatagatgacaacataattttgtatttagacattcatacactatcaaataacaataaaattcgtcatattttgacaacaattttccatttaatatgtaaaaattaaattagacaaaagtgaaatattaaacataaaataatagcataaaacaatacaAAAGTTAttctaatgaaacaaaaaatagaagaaacGAGAGATTATTGAAggtgaaagagaaaaagaaaaaatgttgagagattagagaagaagatgtgcgataaaaacgaaactgaaatacggaacatttacataaaaatgagaaggtaaaaaagaaagaatataagagagtagagattataggagaagatgtatgtggcaaagaatgtgcgataatgttattagagatttgagaagatcgggactgaaattatatgtgtaaggatgagaaaatagTTAGTAATCATAAgactaaggtataataggtttaagtttgggttggatgtgagttaagtaaaatttaggttgtaacataatgcggtttgattcggtttacaaaatacaaaccgcaaaccaaaccgaaccgtgcatttttgttaaaatatgacccaaactaatccaaaccaaatgcggttttttgtggtttcggtttggtttggtttggcttacggttttctattgggttggtttggttttgaacacccctctAGGTGAAGAAGGATGAACACATGTGTGCGATATAGAACAGTTTCCCCCCAAACCCTTGTCTATGCTTTGCAGAATGTGGATTTTCTATACACGTTCTAGACCGATTGCTTAGCATGAAGAGACGAGGAGCCTTGATGGGATGTCCCTGAAAACATGCAcattgaatgtttttttttgcaATAGATGACATTTCATAAGGAACAATTGACACATGTCTCAATGCTAGTCTCTCCTTTAGGGTACTTAAGTactttgtgtaacaccccaatttctatccgaaattataatgcggaaaatatcagagtatttaaaaatttcaaacaacacattggagtatcacatatcaacttaaaacttcaacttgtatttcattcacaatgatacatagcattcaaatTAACAGTCGACTATCCACTTTATTCAGCTAaaacaacttggaagtataaagtgtacttcatattattcaacttggatttgacgattataataacaacaattaaatcataacaacatagaaacaacgaTATGAATATtccctcgagtgctacgtatcagagcgacacaccgaCAATACTCGATGAAGCAACacacttccacagctatacttgagtacccgCTCATTTCCcttggtaggggaaacatcagcagaaagggtgagatatcaaactatataaataggatcatgataaatcatatatctggtaaagaatataaatgaatcaccgcttCGCACAACATCAACGTAAACAACACCaataacatcatcaatgaatagtcataatatcaacatataaacatattcaacaagtCATCATATACGCATCTTCAGACAACtcatcatataagcatcttcaacaagtcaacatataatcatcaatatcatcatataagcatcttcgacaagtcaacatataagtatcttcaacaagtcaacatttaAGCATCATTATCAACATATAAGAATTTTCAACAAGTCAATATATAAGCATCTATATCATCATATAAGCATCGCAATGCATAATCAACAACTCCAACCAACAACAAcagactgttagaacaagaattgttctgatcaatattcttatttttgatgataacaatgtatatgaattttgtataagacaatgtggtactctaatcctatgcattttccatttcaggaaatatataaagagtatgcacaactcagcgcaagaagcactgactcagaaggttcatgtatgtaacatcagaacatgctctcgcaagacatcagaagatggtcaagcagaatcagaacatggtctattgaagcatcaaaagaacttgagttcagaagcagaagcactgaagttcttatggtatcacactagaagcacttcaaagtcagaagacaaggagatgctctgcaccaagctgtttgactctaattaattcaaacgttgtatctacaaagatcagatcagaagcaagtacaagatggcaggctacgctgactgaaaaaaggaacgttagaagctattaaaggcaaagtcagttaacgcaggaaaagcaaggctcgaggtagttgacaaaagagtgaaacattaaatgcaatgctgtacggatcacgcaacgcattaactgcttccaacggtcatcttctcaaaacgcctataaatagtgaagttctgatcagaagcaaggtaaCAAAGTTACGAATTTACGAACAACTCTTTcatacttgctgaaacgctgttgaatcaaagtcttacgaacttcatcttcaacctcacttcatttttaatatcttagtgagatttaagcttagaacttaagagaaatatcacagttgtgattatagcttattaagaagcattgtaatactcttgtaagaatttttttacattaatttgtaaagggttcctagagtgatcaaggtgtgatcagaatactctagaagacttggagggtatctaagtggaaaaccattgtaatcaaggttgattagtggattaaatcctcaggtgaggtaaatcactctaagggggtggactggagtagtttcattaacaacgaaccaggataaaaatcattgtgcaattgtttttatcttaagagtttttaaagtcacacttattcaaaccccccctttataagtgtttttctatccttcacggacaacgactcaaatgcgactcaactgtgcatatgcatgtggtaccattggagtaaactccCAACGCTATCAATTTccagtaattccgaggcataagcaaagccttcaacttaccacacggtcacatatcaacatcacacgttcaactttatgttatgctatgctatgAGGCATCATACAATGACCACGGCTCGACAGCGAAACaacgacataacaacaacaacaacggtcacatatcaacatcataCCGTTCAACTTTAGCCAAAGGCTCACAACACTACTTATCAATTCATAGCAACATATATACAATATCGAAATTTGCTAGAGTTCCCACCATAAGGCTATCCACATAACAATGTACAATataatcatattggcaatcacGACATTATTCGCAACAAAGGCATCCAAGCCTAAACTACCATTTTCAGTCAATTCACAAAATAATCACAATATGTCAATATATCAAGTAAACCAATTCAACTTCCAATTAATCTTTAACTAAATTAAATATCAAGTTAATTATCATAATGACATCcttggcatagcaatatattatcctcaacataaatattcaaccaaaacataattacggtcaaattctcaagataccataatttaccgacaaaccgaataatttatcc
The Vicia villosa cultivar HV-30 ecotype Madison, WI linkage group LG6, Vvil1.0, whole genome shotgun sequence genome window above contains:
- the LOC131612339 gene encoding uncharacterized protein LOC131612339, translated to MQKNFLTLLVLLIILSFSSYVLSSSSSPGEKDTPVLPTLAKVIENYGEEVMLVDVEEGILERRMDLETQDYDGTGANRDHEPKPPRV